One genomic segment of Mangifera indica cultivar Alphonso chromosome 6, CATAS_Mindica_2.1, whole genome shotgun sequence includes these proteins:
- the LOC123218724 gene encoding trihelix transcription factor ASIL1-like encodes MDDTEDDARYPPNAYGANQQQGYASSHRQKLPIRGVPYSEEVGNQYVDDDDEDEDVVDDEEDETEFGEEEGNNNQNNGIVQYAGKDVDEDENDEEDVDDHDNDDEYNADEDGSKQKILAWKPDDDDIERHPKKRKLKSLISSYEFAPRVPAPVVAPSALRPSTGGRNSLTDWNEQETFVLLDAWGDRFLQRGRKSLRSEEWQEVADKVSEVSKIERTDTQCRNRLDTLKKKYKKEKHRMAETGDTSSKWVYFKKMDMLMSSLQQQGGLSCGLDSGEYVFMNPKVYLNRANGLDEMRDSPANSESTNGEEDDSDGLPPKKRRTGRESNDRCSIRLLADSIHKFSEIYEKIEYSKRQQMLELEKMRMDFHRDLEMQKRQIMERAQAEIAKIRRGIDVENDVNG; translated from the coding sequence ATGGATGACACTGAGGATGATGCAAGGTATCCGCCAAATGCCTATGGTGCCAATCAGCAGCAGGGTTATGCTTCATCACATCGCCAAAAGCTCCCTATTCGGGGTGTGCCTTATTCTGAGGAAGTTGGCAATCAATATGTTGATGATGACGATGAGGATGAGGATGTTGtggatgatgaagaagatgaaactgAATTCGGAGAGGAAGAAGgaaacaataatcaaaacaatGGCATTGTTCAGTATGCAGGAAAAGATgtggatgaagatgaaaatgatgagGAGGACGTTGATGAtcatgataatgatgatgagtATAATGCAGATGAAGATGGTAGTAAGCAAAAAATTTTGGCTTGGAAGCCAGATGATGATGATATAGAAAGGCACCCAAAAAAGAGAAAGTTGAAGAGTTTGATTTCAAGTTATGAATTTGCTCCTCGAGTGCCAGCTCCGGTTGTGGCTCCATCTGCATTGAGGCCATCAACTGGAGGACGGAATTCACTTACGGATTGGAATGAGCAAGAGACATTTGTTTTATTAGATGCTTGGGGTGACCGGTTTCTGCAGCGTGGGAGGAAGAGTCTTCGATCTGAAGAATGGCAAGAAGTTGCAGATAAGGTATCAGAGGTGTCGAAGATTGAAAGGACAGACACTCAATGTAGGAATCGATTGGAtactttgaagaaaaaatataagaaggAGAAGCATAGGATGGCAGAGACAGGTGACACCAGTAGCAAATGGgtttatttcaagaaaatggATATGTTAATGTCTTCGCTTCAGCAGCAAGGTGGACTCTCTTGTGGTTTGGACTCAGGAGAGTATGTCTTTATGAACCCCAAGGTTTATTTGAACCGTGCCAATGGCTTGGATGAGATGAGAGATAGTCCTGCTAATTCGGAATCCACTAATGGCGAGGAGGATGATTCAGATGGACTTCCTCCCAAGAAAAGGAGAACTGGAAGGGAATCTAATGACAGGTGTTCAATTAGATTGCTTGCAGATTCTATTCATAAATTTAGTGAGATATACGAGAAGATTGAATATAGTAAGAGGCAACAAATGCTGGAACTAGAAAAGATGAGGATGGATTTCCATAGGGACTTGGAAATGCAGAAGAGGCAGATCATGGAGAGAGCACAAGCTGAGATTGCAAAAATACGTCGAGGTATTGATGTTGAGAATGATGTCAATGGGTAA